A single Candidatus Aegiribacteria sp. DNA region contains:
- the ispE gene encoding 4-(cytidine 5'-diphospho)-2-C-methyl-D-erythritol kinase, giving the protein MNVTLEARAKINLGLEILGKRSDGFHDIRSIFQEITLSDTIRISIEPGSGELSLSCSTDDIPSDSSNLAWKAAEAFLSHSQESLDIEINLEKNIPSCAGLGGGSSDAATVLKELRQFTGRKDINLLKIASRLGSDVPFFIRGGAASVEGRGEIVSSIPVIPFYAVLIHPDVRISTPWAYRAWDESMITSLTNSTMIRHYSASSAVWHEGKPFPHDLRNDFLPLLEKHFPEIAELAQFMTDSQCSNWGLSGSGPTFYALFRTKSGASCFSETLQGDFTLCRSAETAGASSNG; this is encoded by the coding sequence GTGAATGTCACCCTTGAGGCCAGAGCGAAGATCAACCTCGGGTTGGAAATCCTCGGAAAAAGATCTGACGGCTTCCACGATATAAGGAGTATTTTCCAGGAGATTACCCTCAGTGATACCATCCGTATATCAATAGAACCTGGAAGCGGCGAACTATCGTTATCATGTTCAACCGATGACATTCCATCGGATTCTTCAAACCTTGCATGGAAGGCAGCTGAAGCGTTCCTGAGCCACTCTCAGGAATCGCTTGATATCGAAATCAACCTGGAGAAGAATATCCCTTCGTGCGCTGGTCTTGGTGGCGGAAGCAGCGATGCCGCAACTGTCCTTAAGGAACTCCGCCAGTTTACCGGAAGGAAAGATATTAATTTGCTTAAGATCGCCTCCAGGCTGGGAAGTGACGTGCCTTTCTTCATACGGGGCGGGGCGGCTTCAGTTGAGGGCCGCGGCGAAATCGTTTCAAGTATTCCTGTTATTCCCTTCTACGCAGTTCTCATTCACCCGGATGTAAGGATATCCACTCCATGGGCATACAGAGCCTGGGATGAAAGTATGATCACATCCTTGACAAACAGCACTATGATTAGGCATTATTCAGCCTCGTCAGCAGTATGGCATGAGGGTAAGCCTTTTCCGCACGATTTGCGGAATGACTTCCTTCCACTGCTTGAGAAACACTTCCCTGAAATAGCGGAACTGGCGCAATTTATGACAGACAGCCAGTGCAGTAACTGGGGTTTGTCAGGCTCAGGGCCAACTTTTTACGCTCTTTTCAGAACGAAGAGCGGGGCAAGTTGTTTCTCGGAAACACTGCAGGGGGATTTTACCCTGTGCAGGTCAGCAGAAACTGCTGGGGCGTCGTCAAATGGTTAA
- the pth gene encoding aminoacyl-tRNA hydrolase, whose translation MSVPRLVACLGNPGDKYSMTWHNAGFWAADILAREAGVHFIDAGLFKVTVIPDGPDLIKPTVYMNRSGKSIAAFLDSRGYNAEELLVVCDDINLDLGRLRLRNSGSDGGHNGLKSIIDSLGTEQFPRLRLGIGPPPGGKDLADYVLDTVPEKLEEEASVMAHNAADCVLLYIKEGLSSAQERYNRNPSD comes from the coding sequence TTGTCAGTTCCCCGTCTTGTTGCCTGCCTTGGAAACCCCGGGGATAAGTACAGCATGACATGGCATAACGCCGGCTTCTGGGCAGCCGATATACTGGCGCGGGAAGCCGGCGTCCATTTCATAGACGCAGGGCTTTTCAAAGTAACCGTTATTCCCGATGGCCCTGATCTTATCAAGCCAACAGTCTACATGAACAGAAGCGGCAAATCAATCGCGGCATTCCTTGACAGCAGGGGCTACAACGCCGAAGAGCTGCTTGTTGTCTGTGACGATATCAATCTCGATCTCGGCAGACTCCGTCTTCGGAACAGCGGTTCTGACGGAGGCCATAACGGCCTTAAAAGCATCATCGATTCACTGGGTACCGAGCAGTTCCCCAGGCTCAGGCTGGGTATCGGGCCTCCGCCCGGAGGAAAGGACCTTGCCGATTACGTTCTGGATACAGTACCGGAGAAACTAGAGGAGGAAGCTTCAGTTATGGCGCACAATGCCGCTGACTGCGTCCTCCTCTACATAAAGGAAGGACTATCCTCTGCCCAGGAAAGGTACAACAGAAATCCATCTGATTAG
- a CDS encoding decaprenyl-phosphate phosphoribosyltransferase: MAILISLRIRSWTKNLFVFAGILFANHWNSPEAVGITALGALGFCLLSSSVYLTNDIADRKRDRHHPEKKNRPIASGALPVPTAAFTAFFLATGVLVVSWLLAPTYALVLSVYFVMQMCYSFRLKHVVILDVLIIATGFVLRAIAGVTLAMDAGYTDVSISHWLIVCTFFLAIFLAFAKRRSEVISLGSNAAGHREILEEYSIPLLDEMMGIATAASIIGYSIYTVSDRTMELVSTKLWLTIPFVTYGIFRYLYLIHIKGHGGSPDKLLLSDKPLLLNILLWVVAVALSLTMYPGTESLPV; encoded by the coding sequence ATGGCTATTCTGATCAGTCTTAGAATAAGATCCTGGACAAAAAACCTCTTCGTCTTTGCCGGGATACTATTCGCGAATCACTGGAACAGTCCGGAAGCTGTTGGTATAACCGCTCTGGGGGCTCTTGGATTCTGTCTGCTGTCAAGCTCAGTATATCTGACGAACGATATAGCCGACCGAAAACGTGACAGGCATCATCCGGAAAAGAAGAATCGCCCGATTGCCTCAGGGGCACTTCCCGTGCCAACAGCAGCGTTTACTGCTTTTTTTCTGGCCACAGGTGTACTTGTAGTCTCCTGGCTGCTTGCACCGACTTACGCTCTGGTTCTCAGCGTATATTTTGTTATGCAAATGTGCTACTCCTTCAGACTTAAGCATGTTGTTATCCTCGATGTTCTTATCATAGCCACCGGATTTGTCCTCAGGGCTATAGCAGGGGTAACACTGGCCATGGATGCCGGATACACTGATGTATCCATATCTCACTGGCTTATCGTATGCACATTTTTTCTTGCCATATTCCTCGCCTTCGCCAAACGACGCTCCGAGGTCATTTCTCTCGGCAGTAACGCTGCCGGTCACAGGGAAATCCTTGAAGAATACAGCATTCCACTGCTCGATGAAATGATGGGTATAGCTACGGCAGCGAGTATTATCGGTTACTCGATATACACAGTAAGTGATAGAACGATGGAACTGGTTTCCACCAAACTCTGGCTTACCATACCTTTTGTTACCTACGGAATATTCAGGTATCTTTATCTTATTCATATTAAAGGCCATGGCGGCAGTCCTGACAAACTTCTTCTTTCTGACAAACCATTGCTGTTGAATATCCTTCTCTGGGTTGTCGCTGTTGCATTATCTTTAACTATGTACCCCGGCACGGAATCACTCCCGGTGTGA
- a CDS encoding 50S ribosomal protein L25: MPEKKSLKIAERTEFGSRVARRLRHSGSVPAVVYGRGGGELNVTINEKEFMDEIGYSSSTGIVNLKMGRKSPLTAIVKDVQWDIISDKPVHIDFLRVSADQIVSIPVHLHLENIPVGVKMGGVLEHALHEIIIKVRAKDIPSAINVNVEDMDIGDTIHLSEIELPEDMILDMDSSLVVASVVAPSVAKVEVEEEEEELLEGEEGAVEGEEPSEGKAEEESSKSGKE; encoded by the coding sequence ATGCCTGAGAAAAAGTCATTGAAAATCGCCGAACGTACTGAGTTCGGTTCAAGAGTGGCAAGGAGATTGCGCCATTCCGGTTCAGTTCCCGCCGTGGTTTACGGAAGAGGCGGGGGTGAGCTTAACGTCACCATTAACGAAAAAGAATTCATGGACGAAATAGGCTACTCCAGCTCAACCGGGATTGTCAATCTGAAAATGGGGAGGAAGTCTCCGCTTACGGCTATCGTAAAGGATGTCCAGTGGGACATAATTTCCGATAAACCTGTCCATATCGATTTTCTGAGGGTGTCCGCGGATCAGATAGTCTCAATCCCGGTACATTTACACCTTGAAAACATCCCCGTCGGCGTTAAAATGGGTGGAGTCCTCGAACATGCTCTTCATGAGATCATTATAAAGGTAAGAGCAAAGGATATCCCGTCAGCCATTAACGTTAACGTTGAAGACATGGATATTGGTGATACAATACACCTTTCGGAGATCGAATTACCTGAGGATATGATTCTCGATATGGATAGCAGCCTTGTGGTCGCTTCCGTTGTTGCGCCCAGTGTGGCCAAGGTCGAGGTTGAAGAAGAGGAAGAAGAGCTTCTTGAAGGTGAGGAAGGCGCTGTCGAGGGCGAAGAACCTTCCGAAGGAAAAGCGGAAGAAGAATCTTCTAAATCCGGAAAGGAATAA